The Campylobacter sp. MIT 12-8780 genome contains the following window.
TGATAGAGAAGATTTTGAAAATGCTGCTGATGTGATGATACAAAGCATGCTTAAAGATCCAGCTTTTGCAAATATCGCCCCAGGACAAAGAAAGGTTATCGCTATAGGACGCATAGTCAATGACACACCTCAAAGGATTGACACAGATAAGCTCATCTCAAAGATCACTATCGCTCTTAGAAAATCAGGTAAATTTGTGCTTACTACAGCTGTAGCAGCTGGTGGGGCAAGAGATAGTATGAGCCATGATGTAAGAGAGTTAAGAGATAATGATGAGTTTAATCAAGGCACTATCGCTAAAAAAGGCACTCTTGTTGCACCGGATTTTTCACTAGCTGGCAAGATCAGACAAGATACTGTTAAGCTAAGAAATGGCGATATTCAAGCTGAATACTTCTTCTTGCTTAGCGTAACTGATCTTAACAGCGGTTTGGCGTATTGGGAAGATGAACAAACTATCTCAAAAGCAGGCGATAAAAAGTCTGTAACTTGGTAAGGCTTTTGTGATGAAAAGGTTTTTTTTATTCGTTTTATGCACCTTTAGCTTTGTTTTAGCCCAACCAAACGAGCAAGCAGTAGAATCAAATTCTACTGCGACAAATTTTAGCCCAGATACTGCCACTTCTGTTGTAAGCAAAGAAGGCACTTTTATCAAAGTTTCAAGCGGACAAGCAAGTGCGCCAACTCAAGAAGAAGCTTTAAGGCTTGCTATTATCGATGCAGTAATGAAACTTAAGGGCTTTAATACAGCAAATTTCAAACAACAAATCCGCACACAAAACTTTTCAAATTTCAATCTTTTTCAGCCTCAAGTCTTCACAAGCTCAACTTTTAAAGCCACAAAAGGCTAT
Protein-coding sequences here:
- the lpoB gene encoding penicillin-binding protein activator LpoB, with protein sequence MKKIQTLALSVMLGALLTACGTKPVYTDGKSGQVKQGDALTLGLDREDFENAADVMIQSMLKDPAFANIAPGQRKVIAIGRIVNDTPQRIDTDKLISKITIALRKSGKFVLTTAVAAGGARDSMSHDVRELRDNDEFNQGTIAKKGTLVAPDFSLAGKIRQDTVKLRNGDIQAEYFFLLSVTDLNSGLAYWEDEQTISKAGDKKSVTW